From the genome of Ignavibacteria bacterium, one region includes:
- a CDS encoding ATP-dependent Clp protease adaptor ClpS, which produces MAEDPTYGQYNPEQEEETLVGLPFKVILFNDDWHTFDEVIAQLVKAVKCSYEIARDFAFEVHVKGQACVFDGMLQECLKVTSVLEEIALNTQIVS; this is translated from the coding sequence ATGGCAGAAGATCCGACATACGGGCAGTACAACCCTGAACAGGAAGAGGAAACTCTTGTAGGGCTGCCTTTTAAGGTTATACTTTTTAACGACGACTGGCATACTTTTGACGAGGTCATTGCCCAGCTCGTTAAGGCAGTTAAATGCTCATATGAAATTGCACGCGATTTTGCCTTCGAAGTCCACGTAAAAGGACAGGCATGCGTCTTCGACGGCATGCTCCAGGAATGCCTTAAAGTTACCTCGGTCTTAGAGGAAATTGCTCTTAATACACAGATAGTTTCTTAA
- the ychF gene encoding redox-regulated ATPase YchF, with protein MQIGLVGLQYSGKTTLFNTLTKTQESEAAQSDKANLAVVKVPDERLDKAAAVFNPPKKVNATIEVYDIPGLRVSEDGKVKITAEFLNNVKNNDALFYVIRQFNNDAVPHPEGSVDPVRDIQFLETEFLLADMALLETRREKLTKEIQKSKNELAKRELPLMEKCLEHIEKELPLRLLEFDESERKLLASYQFLTLKPLVVAVNFDEDSIDKVESIVSAIDKAFDRYKLTVIPFFAKFEYELSQMSDEEAEIFMKDFGITESALNKILKISYQVLGLQSFLTVGEDECRAWTIKKNMTAQEAAGVIHTDFYNKFIRAEVVHYDDFMHYGSFQKCKEAGVWRLEGKDYIVKDGDILSIRHS; from the coding sequence ATGCAAATTGGCTTGGTAGGCTTACAATACTCTGGAAAAACAACACTTTTTAACACTTTAACTAAAACTCAGGAATCTGAAGCGGCACAGTCGGATAAGGCTAACCTGGCTGTCGTTAAGGTCCCCGACGAACGCCTCGACAAGGCAGCTGCTGTCTTTAATCCTCCTAAAAAAGTTAACGCTACAATAGAGGTATACGATATCCCCGGCCTCAGGGTATCGGAAGACGGTAAGGTCAAAATTACTGCCGAATTCCTCAATAACGTCAAAAACAACGACGCGCTTTTCTACGTCATAAGACAGTTTAATAACGACGCCGTGCCTCACCCGGAGGGAAGCGTTGATCCGGTAAGAGACATCCAGTTCTTGGAAACGGAGTTCCTCCTGGCTGATATGGCTCTCCTTGAAACCCGCAGGGAAAAGCTTACAAAAGAAATTCAAAAATCTAAAAATGAACTGGCAAAAAGGGAACTTCCCTTGATGGAAAAATGTCTTGAACATATAGAGAAGGAATTGCCCTTAAGACTCCTTGAATTCGATGAGTCTGAACGCAAACTCCTGGCTTCTTACCAGTTCCTGACTCTGAAGCCGCTCGTCGTTGCAGTTAATTTCGACGAGGATTCAATTGACAAGGTCGAAAGCATCGTTAGCGCCATTGATAAGGCCTTCGACCGCTACAAGCTTACGGTAATACCGTTCTTTGCAAAGTTTGAGTACGAGCTCTCTCAGATGAGCGACGAGGAGGCTGAAATCTTTATGAAGGATTTCGGCATCACGGAATCTGCTCTTAATAAGATACTTAAGATTTCTTATCAGGTCCTGGGTCTCCAGTCGTTCCTGACTGTTGGCGAAGATGAATGCCGCGCCTGGACAATTAAGAAGAATATGACAGCCCAGGAGGCTGCGGGCGTTATTCATACGGATTTTTATAACAAGTTTATCCGGGCCGAAGTCGTACACTACGACGACTTTATGCACTACGGATCCTTCCAGAAATGCAAGGAAGCCGGCGTCTGGAGGCTCGAAGGTAAAGATTATATAGTAAAGGATGGAGACATTTTATCCATCAGGCATAGTTAA